The Thermothielavioides terrestris NRRL 8126 chromosome 2, complete sequence genome includes a region encoding these proteins:
- a CDS encoding uncharacterized protein (Same as Protein ID 2108679 Gene model fgenesh_kz1_kg.chromosome_1_#_2638_#_18523. Contains conserved domain Clr2[pfam10383], Transcription-silencing protein Clr2; Clr2 is a chromatin silencing protein), producing MASAASQGDAGGEYWPIHIARSDGQGYTKLDHTALSPDNDADVAQLERWEVIVAGHLQNQVGPQGDTRQYKLAGFPRGYELRCALRKDGGRDYYLYGHPAGPKANYRTPGEFALHALWLVSDSADISQCPCDLCPKLLEKLRAAEERYQGANAAVAQGPATVAQAPPAAPRPTPSQQAPQQRQQQQQQQQQQQQQQHQDQLPPPGTTSLTNVFRVGELVWYKHTAWRLGVILSIAAIPGTFPNQDTPDSGYHFTLAPLGHALLGQPNLVKDCQSMRPFLTFSVPGTSPDELRDKTFDTVDWQALIARYSQDPDPEKRAINRQVLGLEASKMGARAINDAFSTFDLRAQGLTPDGAFHVQHYGGVYLGAEMVRVGDPIRVTAQPTSGIPDQTVAGDIPPDAALVMLVSEIEVLTPTAPTPTTTPTRLQFRGNLYRPIRAPTTAPPTNAVPADSLGPVFIEELKTRNAIERDPGARWTWVLAAARAVRGEPDVQGRFYVTERLMGVIEPARYAAWAQRGLLEEAPAYLNNRGHSGGGAFAGRRPGRRAMLGDAVAAAFIVPEGMVEN from the exons ATGGCAAGTGCAGCATCACAAGGCGACGCTGGTGGCGAGTACTGGCCGATCCACATCGCGCGCAGCGATGGCCAGGGATACACGAAGCTGGACCACACGGCGCTGAGCCCGGACAATGACGCCGATGTGGCCCAGCTCGAGCGCTGGGAGGTCATCGTGGCCGGCCATCTGCAGAACCAGGTCGGCCCACAGGGCGACA CGCGCCAGTACAAGCTCGCCGGCTTCCCCAGGGGCTACGAGCTGCGGTGCGCCCTCAGAAAGGATGGCGGTCGGGACTACTACCTGTACGGCCATCCGGCAGGCCCCAAGGCCAACTaccgcacccccggcgagTTCGCCCTGCATGCCTTGTGGCTGGTCAGCGACTCGGCCGACATCAGCCAGTGTCCCTGCGACCTGTGCCCCAAACTTCTCGAGAAGCTGAGGGCTGCCGAGGAGAGGTACCAGGGCGCGAATGCAGCCGTTGCTCAAGGACCCGCCACGGTGGCCCAGGCTCCCCCCGCTGCGCccaggccgacgccgtctCAGCAGGCCCCCCagcaacgacaacaacaacaacagcagcagcagcagcagcagcagcagcagcaccaggaTCAGCTTCCGCCTCCAGGGACGACCAGCCTGACCAACGTCTTCCGCGTCGGCGAACTGGTTTGGTACAAGCACACAGCCTGGCGTCTAGGCGTGATCCTCTCCATCGCCGCGATCCCCGGCACATTCCCCAACCAAGATACGCCCGATTCTGGCTACCATTTCACCCTCGCTCCGTTGGGTCACGCCCTGCTGGGGCAGCCAAATCTGGTCAAAGACTGCCAATCCATGCGACCGTTCCTCACCTTCAGCGTCCCCGGCACGAGCCCGGACGAGCTCAGGGACAAGACGTTTGACACGGTCGACTGGCAGGCCCTGATCGCCCGCTACTCGCAAGACCCGGACCCGGAGAAGCGCGCCATCAACCGCCAGGTGCTCGGCCTGGAAGCCTCCAAGATGGGCGCCCGTGCCATCAACGACGCGTTTTCCACCTTCGACCTCCGCGCCCAGGGCCTTACGCCCGACGGCGCCTTCCACGTGCAGCATTACGGCGGCGTctacctcggcgccgagatggTCCGCGTCGGCGACCCCATCCGCGTCACGGCGCAGCCAACCTCCGGCATCCCGGACCAGACCGTCGCCGGCGACATACCCCCggacgccgccctcgtcatGCTCGTTAGCGAGATCGAAGTCCTCACACCGACcgccccgaccccgaccacCACACCGACGCGCCTCCAATTTAGAGGCAACCTCTACCGGCCAATCCGCgcccccaccaccgccccccCGACCAACGCCGTCCCGGCCGACTCGCTCGGCCCTGTCTTCATTGAGGAGCTCAAGACGCGCAACGCGATCGAGCGAGACCCGGGCGCGCGCTGGACCTG GgtcctcgcggcggcgcgggccgtGCGCGGCGAGCCCGACGTGCAGGGCCGCTTCTACGTGACCGAGCGGCTGATGGGCGTCATCGAGCCGGCGCGCTACGCCGCCTGggcgcagcgcggcctgctcgaggaggcgcCCGCGTACCTGAACAACCGCGGgcacagcggcggcggcgcgttcgcgggtcggcggcccggccggcgggcgaTGCTGGGGGacgcggtcgcggcggcgtTCATCGTGCCGGAGGGGATGGTGGAGAATTGA